Proteins encoded together in one Synergistaceae bacterium window:
- a CDS encoding TolC family protein yields MNDLKRVLSFSVAFVLCCVFLFAPKSFAAEIVALDRYLTMVREGNHALQAGIRAVEAAYYGVLASVAPQRPNVALSGSASYTTDQVNGDQHNRNAMVYNTSLSLSHRIDISGAYTLDERQQILSYEGQRANFDSNVNNLVASAEQNYWSAVLARENIALQKDVLRQRQENHRVTEEKYKQQLVPRLDLIRSEAQVVAAESLVTEAEAQYRNLLAAMTALTGGVAVAPLEEPLSVPTFDVSVSLEKALLFRPDVRASRLALERSKVLKQLTAKGMSPTLTGLIRWTPWSDPWNSSTPQDRELGASLTLNIPIIDGNATKYGVLNADKSVQAAEASLRSLEHTTNTDLSVAFNNWELAEALEKDKQRQVGRSDEELRITELMYNEGMGAQIDLINAQTENQRVRTDYLNAIKGMYSALVELRRVVGDYSPNEDGTWKQAVIKYGKGKEVKVQ; encoded by the coding sequence GTGAACGATTTGAAACGAGTTCTGTCTTTTAGCGTAGCGTTTGTATTGTGTTGTGTGTTCTTGTTTGCTCCAAAGAGTTTCGCCGCGGAGATCGTCGCTCTGGATAGATACTTGACAATGGTGCGGGAGGGGAACCACGCTCTTCAAGCGGGCATCCGAGCCGTGGAGGCCGCGTACTATGGGGTCTTGGCTTCTGTGGCGCCTCAGCGGCCCAATGTCGCTCTTTCGGGATCGGCTTCCTACACCACCGACCAGGTAAACGGCGACCAGCACAATAGAAACGCTATGGTCTACAATACCTCCTTGTCCTTGAGTCATCGTATCGACATCTCCGGGGCGTACACTCTGGACGAGCGACAGCAAATCCTCTCCTACGAAGGCCAGAGGGCGAATTTCGACAGCAACGTGAACAACCTGGTGGCGTCGGCCGAACAGAATTACTGGTCCGCTGTTTTGGCGCGGGAGAACATCGCGCTTCAAAAAGACGTTCTACGTCAGCGCCAAGAAAACCATCGAGTGACCGAGGAGAAATACAAACAACAATTGGTTCCCAGACTGGACTTGATCCGCTCAGAAGCCCAAGTGGTGGCGGCCGAGAGTCTTGTAACGGAAGCGGAGGCTCAGTACCGCAACCTTCTGGCCGCGATGACGGCTTTGACGGGAGGCGTCGCGGTGGCGCCCCTGGAAGAACCGCTCTCCGTTCCCACTTTCGACGTTTCCGTCAGCCTGGAAAAAGCGCTTCTTTTCCGTCCCGACGTCCGAGCCTCCCGTTTGGCCCTGGAACGAAGCAAAGTCCTCAAACAACTGACGGCGAAGGGCATGTCCCCCACTCTGACCGGGCTCATTCGCTGGACGCCCTGGTCGGATCCCTGGAATTCTTCTACACCCCAAGATAGGGAGTTGGGCGCGTCTTTGACGTTGAACATTCCTATCATCGATGGCAACGCCACCAAGTATGGCGTTTTGAACGCGGACAAATCGGTACAGGCCGCGGAGGCTTCTCTGCGGTCCTTGGAACACACGACAAACACGGACCTTTCCGTCGCCTTCAATAACTGGGAGCTGGCCGAGGCTTTGGAAAAGGACAAACAGCGCCAGGTAGGACGCTCCGACGAGGAACTGCGCATCACGGAGCTGATGTACAATGAAGGAATGGGGGCTCAGATTGATCTGATCAACGCCCAAACGGAAAACCAGAGGGTGCGCACGGATTACCTGAATGCGATCAAGGGCATGTACTCGGCCCTGGTGGAACTGCGAAGGGTTGTGGGCGACTATTCCCCCAACGAGGACGGAACATGGAAGCAAGCTGTCATTAAATACGGGAAGGGTAAAGAAGTTAAAGTACAATAA
- a CDS encoding transglycosylase SLT domain-containing protein — MWCIMRCFTVRFTIKAFVYFLCVCVAAPCIAWAEPERYDFPNFNRKDKSLEFLLTSPTQASMSALAANARQNKAKRNEAKQKSIAALLRQYNKKLDANKAHDYAEIIIQNSEKFGQDPFIIAAVVVNESSARHDVVSRGGDYGLMQVRWRVHQKTIKKKYPHIEEAEDMLIPENNVLVGTEIFSSYHATANQDVRSAMMYYSAGNKRLTDKVFAVLSQLEKSYLAHLKKI; from the coding sequence ATGTGGTGTATTATGCGTTGTTTTACAGTTCGTTTTACAATAAAAGCGTTCGTTTATTTTCTGTGTGTATGTGTTGCGGCGCCTTGCATTGCTTGGGCGGAGCCGGAACGATACGATTTCCCGAACTTCAATCGAAAAGATAAATCTCTTGAATTTCTGCTTACCTCTCCTACCCAAGCCTCTATGTCGGCTTTGGCCGCCAATGCGCGACAAAACAAAGCCAAGCGCAACGAGGCTAAACAAAAAAGTATTGCCGCCTTGTTGCGGCAGTACAACAAAAAACTAGACGCTAACAAGGCTCACGATTACGCTGAGATCATTATACAAAACAGCGAGAAATTTGGTCAGGATCCTTTCATCATCGCGGCGGTGGTGGTCAACGAATCCTCGGCGAGACACGATGTCGTTTCTCGTGGGGGAGATTACGGTTTGATGCAGGTGCGCTGGCGCGTTCATCAGAAGACGATTAAAAAGAAGTATCCCCATATCGAAGAGGCAGAAGATATGCTCATTCCTGAAAACAACGTCTTGGTGGGAACGGAGATTTTTTCCAGCTATCACGCGACGGCCAACCAAGACGTGAGAAGCGCCATGATGTACTACAGCGCCGGGAATAAACGTTTGACCGATAAAGTCTTTGCCGTTCTCTCCCAACTCGAAAAATCCTATTTGGCCCATTTGAAAAAGATTTGA
- a CDS encoding HD domain-containing protein codes for MERHVRLLRELRRRGIAKAWLVGGVVRDFLLNKSPADIDVVCEESQAKTIIDKLGGAVTGKPPFCTVSTVLPILDEKGFSHKWNIEITLLTGGSIQKDLERRDFTINAIAMDINGKMIDPFDGAADIRRRVLRLVPALTLPYEADPIRVVRLLRFACALDFSVDSMTELLTKNFIREHRGVLANVPQERYGKEFLKGFASRPLDFLLSLEDYELLPVVLPEVEAMRGVEQPAIFHPEGDVLAHTIRVVGEAQKEIRKHPEKRDVVLALAALLHDVGKPRSARPHPKYDRACFFGHEKTGELMVWDILSKWSIPGKITAQVTALVRHHMIPGGNFTERTCVKLIRKIGAETAEQLFTLALCDARGTLGTGDNILVARELFAQVHDNLYRAQDASFRRWLDGNDVMDILKIQPSREVGRVLEELDVAVGAGELHSREEAIEWLRRKFGRETKSGRWEGLERLSGTETRL; via the coding sequence ATGGAACGTCACGTTCGTCTTTTGCGTGAGTTGCGACGCAGAGGGATCGCGAAAGCCTGGCTGGTGGGAGGAGTTGTTCGCGACTTCCTTCTGAACAAGAGCCCGGCAGATATTGATGTTGTCTGCGAGGAGTCCCAGGCGAAAACGATCATCGATAAACTCGGAGGTGCTGTGACGGGAAAGCCTCCTTTTTGCACCGTGAGTACGGTTTTGCCTATTCTCGACGAGAAAGGTTTTTCCCACAAATGGAACATCGAGATTACCCTTTTGACAGGGGGCTCCATTCAGAAGGACCTGGAACGCCGTGATTTTACGATCAACGCCATCGCGATGGACATCAATGGAAAAATGATTGATCCCTTCGATGGGGCCGCGGATATCCGTCGCCGTGTTCTCCGTCTTGTGCCCGCTTTGACGTTGCCCTACGAAGCCGACCCCATTCGCGTCGTGCGGCTGTTGCGCTTTGCCTGCGCACTGGATTTTAGCGTCGACTCCATGACGGAGCTTTTGACGAAAAATTTCATCCGAGAACACCGAGGCGTATTGGCAAACGTTCCCCAAGAGCGATATGGGAAAGAATTTTTGAAGGGTTTCGCGTCGCGCCCCCTGGATTTTTTGTTGTCCCTCGAGGACTACGAATTATTGCCGGTGGTCTTGCCAGAGGTAGAAGCCATGCGTGGGGTAGAACAACCCGCCATTTTCCACCCTGAGGGCGACGTGTTGGCGCACACCATTCGCGTGGTGGGCGAAGCCCAAAAGGAGATCCGAAAACATCCCGAAAAACGTGACGTCGTACTTGCTCTCGCTGCTTTATTGCACGACGTTGGTAAGCCGCGTTCCGCGCGACCTCATCCTAAATACGACCGCGCTTGCTTTTTCGGCCATGAGAAAACGGGAGAGCTAATGGTTTGGGATATTTTAAGCAAATGGAGCATTCCGGGAAAAATTACGGCTCAGGTTACCGCTCTTGTTCGGCATCACATGATTCCAGGGGGGAATTTCACGGAGCGCACCTGTGTGAAATTGATCCGCAAAATAGGGGCGGAGACCGCGGAACAATTGTTTACCCTGGCGCTCTGCGACGCTAGAGGCACGCTGGGCACGGGAGACAATATCCTGGTCGCTCGGGAGCTTTTTGCCCAAGTTCACGATAACCTTTATCGGGCACAAGACGCCTCTTTCAGACGGTGGCTTGACGGCAACGACGTCATGGATATCCTGAAAATTCAGCCCAGCCGCGAAGTCGGCCGAGTTCTGGAGGAGTTGGACGTCGCTGTTGGGGCAGGAGAGCTTCATAGCAGGGAAGAAGCCATCGAGTGGTTGAGACGGAAGTTCGGCCGAGAAACCAAAAGCGGACGTTGGGAAGGTTTGGAACGTTTGTCAGGGACGGAAACTCGCTTGTGA
- the tenA gene encoding thiaminase II: MNDIFSAKVFEKIQPIMKRIYEHPFNMELAKGTLSRDRFCFYMQQDSLYLLHFARALAFAGSRSLQERRISALLTAAQGALLAERALHEYYFAEFGVTRSAKENRACLGYTSLILSTVSLGSLGEALAVLLPCFWIYREVGNHILHIAASPNPYDKWIQMYSDKEFSDGVDRFIDLVDIVAGEAAEQERLLMEDRFITASHFEYYFWDEAYRMKIMDCASDI, encoded by the coding sequence ATGAATGATATTTTTTCCGCCAAGGTTTTCGAAAAAATTCAACCGATCATGAAGCGGATTTATGAGCATCCATTTAATATGGAGCTGGCCAAGGGAACACTTTCGAGGGATCGTTTTTGTTTTTACATGCAGCAGGATAGCCTTTACCTTCTCCACTTCGCCCGCGCTCTGGCCTTCGCGGGCAGTAGGTCCCTTCAGGAGCGAAGGATTAGCGCGCTTTTAACGGCGGCACAAGGCGCGCTCCTGGCTGAACGCGCCTTGCACGAATACTATTTCGCGGAGTTCGGGGTTACACGGAGCGCAAAGGAAAATAGGGCTTGTTTGGGTTATACGTCGCTCATTTTGTCGACGGTTTCATTAGGGTCGTTGGGAGAAGCGCTTGCTGTACTCTTGCCCTGTTTCTGGATTTACCGCGAGGTGGGCAACCATATCCTCCATATTGCTGCGTCTCCGAACCCCTACGACAAATGGATACAAATGTACTCCGACAAGGAATTTTCCGACGGGGTGGATCGTTTTATCGATCTAGTGGATATTGTAGCCGGCGAAGCCGCGGAGCAGGAACGGTTGCTCATGGAAGATCGCTTCATCACCGCATCACATTTCGAGTACTATTTCTGGGATGAGGCCTATCGCATGAAAATAATGGATTGCGCCAGCGACATTTGA
- the lptB gene encoding LPS export ABC transporter ATP-binding protein, with translation MNRIAALKLTASGLRKSYKNRLVVSDVNIDVEEGEIVGLLGPNGAGKTTSFYMIVGLVRPDAGKVAIGDRDLTDMSVYRRARGGIGYLPQESSVFRNLTVRENLELACEEIGVDDVVDDLLAQFGVTHVAETKGYALSGGERRRVEIARAMPLRPRFILLDEPFSGIDPIAVSDIQAMIQELKGQGFGVLLTDHNVRETLSITDRTYLIHDGQIILNGTPKEMMENPLARKFYLGAHFEW, from the coding sequence ATGAATCGAATAGCGGCGCTCAAGCTCACGGCGTCGGGCCTCCGCAAAAGTTACAAAAATCGACTTGTGGTGAGCGATGTGAACATCGATGTGGAGGAGGGCGAGATCGTAGGTCTTTTGGGTCCTAACGGTGCGGGGAAAACCACGTCTTTTTATATGATTGTGGGCTTGGTGCGGCCGGACGCCGGAAAAGTTGCCATCGGTGATCGGGACCTTACGGACATGTCCGTATACCGACGCGCCAGGGGCGGTATCGGCTATTTGCCCCAGGAGTCCTCGGTTTTTCGCAATCTGACAGTGCGGGAAAACCTAGAGCTGGCTTGCGAGGAAATAGGGGTAGACGACGTGGTGGATGATCTCCTAGCACAGTTCGGCGTCACCCACGTGGCTGAGACAAAAGGCTACGCGCTCTCAGGCGGAGAGCGCCGCAGAGTGGAGATTGCCCGCGCCATGCCTCTGCGTCCCCGTTTCATTCTCCTGGACGAACCCTTTAGCGGTATCGACCCTATCGCCGTGAGCGATATACAGGCCATGATTCAGGAACTGAAAGGGCAGGGCTTCGGTGTTCTACTCACTGACCACAACGTGCGAGAAACCCTCTCTATCACGGATCGAACCTATTTGATCCACGACGGACAGATCATCTTGAACGGCACCCCCAAAGAGATGATGGAAAACCCCCTTGCCCGAAAGTTCTATTTGGGTGCCCATTTTGAATGGTAA